The sequence GCTACTGCTCCCGCCACTCATTTCATACAGATATACAGGGGGCAGAGAGACTTCACCTTCAATTATCTGCAGTACTTGTCTCATAGTAGGTCTCGCCTCGGGCTGAGGGTTGCAGCACAGCAGTCCTAACTTGAGCACCTTCTCCATCTCATCTTCAACATATTCACATCCAAGATTGGCATCTGCTGCATCCGTGAGCCTGCCTTTCACATACAGCTCTCTCACCCAATCCACCATTACCATCTGAGAAGCATCCAGAGAGGAATCCACAGGCCTCCTCCCGCAGGCAACCTCCAACATCAAAATACCATAGCTGAACACATCTGCTCTAGGAGTGGCCTTTCCTGTGTGTACAAGCTCTGGTGCTATGTACCCAAGCGTACCTACCACACGAGTACTTTCTGGGTCTCCTCTATGCTCATACAGACGAGCAAGTCCGAAGTCCCCCAGCTTACCATTAAGTTCAGAATCCAACAAAACATTGCTAGATTTGATGTCTCTGTGCACTACCCTTTTCTCCCACTCTTCGTGAAGATACAGCAATCCTGCACCCACGTCCTTCAGAATTCTGTACCTCTGAGCCCATGCCAGCACGCTCTTCGTCTTGTCAAATATCATCTTGTCCAGGCTCCCATTTGGCATGTAGTCATACACTATGAAAAACTTTGTTCCCTTCCTGCAGTACCCTCTGATACGCACAAGATTTCGGTGCTGTAAACGCCCCAGACTTGAAATCTCTGCAATGAATTCCTTCATGGCTTCGTTGCTTTCTTTAAAGATGGATTTTACAGCAATTTCAAGGCCGTTAGCAGGGAGGACTCCTTTGTAAACCCGACCGAAACCTCCACTGCCCAAAACTTGTTCATCTCTGAAGCCTTTGGTTGCAATATGCAAGTCTTTGTAGTTAAACCTGTGAGGCCAATACTCCATCTCCCATTCTTCTGTGTCGTCTCTGTACTTGTTTCTCCTCCACCAGAAAACGGCAGCAGCAATCAGAAGCAACAAGACAAGCACCAGAGCTGTAGTTATAGCGGCTATAAGTCTCGAGTTGGAACTTTTGCGCATGAAAAGAGAAGGAAGATTAGACATATCCAGCGCAGGCGCGGATCCGTTTGTGCTGAAGCTCCAGGCGAGGACACAGTGGTCTTCAACGACAGTTCCTGTTGCTGCAGAGAAACCAACGTACATTTCTTCTTCGAATATGTTGGACAGATTCATATTTTTGAGAGATATGAGAGGCTTTTGGGGTCGGGGTGAACCAGCTTTTACTATTGTAACATTCAATCGCTGCTGGGTATGATCGTAGTCGATCCAAGCCTGAATATTGTGTCCACTGTTCAGATCTAGTTCCTGAATCTGGCTGCCAATCCAGTACCCCGCAGTTTCAGACTTTACAGAATGGAGGTCGTTGAGATCCACACCGACATGATTATCGTTGATGTCAAGGTGTTCCTCGTTGAAGATTGTGTCGAACTCAACGGCAAACAGATGATTGTATGGCTTCCCTATGTTGGAGGTATTCAACAAACCGAGGAAGTGAGATGAAGACTGTTCCACTGGAGACTTGGAGGGTGTGATTATAAAGGCCATACCGTCCCCGCTGCGTGGAGGATCGGAGGAAGAAGGAACCATAGCGAATACGAAGGTAGTGCTAAATGATGAACTCATATTTCTGGAGTTGGGTTCTTTCATCTGAACAGGCTGAGCATATAAAACACGGCCAGAGACGTGTTGTGATTGATTAGTGAGGCAGATAGCACCAGAACGGATCGAAGCAATTTCGACCTGATAAAGGGTGGAGATATTGAATTTGTTGAAGCGGAAACTTGTGTGAGCTTGTGCTGGAAGGCATGCATGCAGCACAAGGATAACTAGGATACGGACAGACATGGCTTTCAGTTTATATGAACGAAAGGAAAAATAGGTATTGAAACACTTCAAGACGGACAATATTCACTGGACAATGAAGCTTGGATCCTGTAAATCttcaatgtaccagtaaacaagaaaatAGAGGGAGATGATTCATTCTACGGTGTTTCGACTCCATCTGGACAGTTCCGTTTACCAGTGAGATGGTTTATGGAATTCCATTTGAATTTAAGAATAAAATgaaattttatatttcttttacTTACCAGTCATCCCAGTTcatattgtaaattaaattatcacGGAGCACATGCAACGAGGAGGCAAAAGGAAATGTCCTTTTTGGGGGAGGGGGTCCCCACAGGAATATGTCTATAAAATGCATCTTTTAAACAGTcttcttatatttattaataaatgtCAGAAAACTGTCTAATCAACTGTCTTGGAATGTCAGAGAATTGTTTAATAATAAATATCAGAAAATTGTCCAATCAAGAGAAGTTGTTAAGCATCCACATATAAAGTAAGTTAAGTTatataggggaagagtaccaatggCTGAAATAGTTCCAATACCCATCACCTTGAtaccatgttgaccccccaatagatgtcatagtgaaaacaccattaataaatttgttttgtaccaatagctgatcattttttgtaattaattggcccatttgtgcacaactattggaacatttgtcccatttgtgtaccactattggatcatttgtcaacaagtactagtgattttgagttgatggttattggaacatctttagttaggtatcggGCGGCACTTTGAAATGtgcactttttgacctttgtgcgcataattgATTCgacaacgtgcatcgttactacccagaagccagatcaatagctataagcagttaagtcacatatgaagacaactaaaaaaaaaaaatcaaaatctgatgtaccgtttaggatctgtgggtgcatgaagttagctatgacggctactggtgctcttcccctaaaggAACACATGTTAAAGCCACTTTTTCTTATAAGTACATTATTTGCTTTGTCTTTTATATTTATCCAAGAGTGCActtgaaatgagagaaaaaaattgAGTGCAGTGAAAAAGTTGTGTAAATGGTGAAAATTTATTCATGCAGTTTTCTCATCTCATCTTGATGAAGAATAATTAAGATGCTAATGTAAACAAAACTTACACAATTTGGAATCTAGAAACAATGTAGTAATTTCAATGGCTTATGGAAATCTATTTTCTTTGAATGGAAAAAACGTTTTCTATATATTTGTTTTAAGATTTTTTAGGTGAGAGACGAGACAATGGTGGTGCATGTTATTAGCATTTGATAGGATTTGATGGTATGGGCCCTCACTTGTTATAAACAAAAAAACTAATGCTAAtcttaaaacaatttttttatttttaagttttgtttataatatgtaaataaaagtatCTTTAATTTAAGGTCCAACCATTGTTTGATAAATTGTCTATATTCTCAAATATAAGTGAATGTTGATAGATATTAATATTTCTATTATTAAATTAGTTTTATAAAAATAgtgatatgtgtagacacctaaaaatgtctcattgatcatgtgttaattattcctctaattgattaaataattctttaattaagttaattaatattattcttctaattttactaattattctatttcctattctatcatcatttaatcattttaaccaaaTTCTCTAATGTTAatagaatattttatttaaataataatatctataatcatctaatcattcaacccttttctaaatattaattaaatatttattatttaattaattgtgatttaaatcttttaatttaaataatctttattatttaattaaattccatttctaaaataattaaatagtttctttaaattatttaattagctaattaattcttcaattccaaatccccatattcaaatttcatttaattttaaattcttctaatttcttctaaattcaattacatGCACATGATTTCAAaaagcaaattgaaaatcaaagtagttctaaatatattcaaatactaaattgaatttaagataaattcaattatttgaataaatctcatgcaaagattaaattgaaaatctaagttaaagtgcaagcacgtgctaaattaattaattcaatcaatcaattaattaaatcatttatctctccaatctctattttcatcttttagttagctttatcatcttcttaatttcctccaatcattttttttcttcctttagttagctttttctcaatcagttgactcaattaatctattcaatctattttgtttcacctccaaatcagtagttcaactatcaattttcatgtgagctcacttgagttccacctcttgatcaatctattccacctttcaatcaatcttctccaaaaatctataaattgagcattcaatctctattttcaacaatcacaaactttgaatctttgtgtcaattgcaagttgctagcgcaatatctgagagccaccataccacatagaagagaagagcaatgggaGTTATatgcagtcacggaatagggagttttgattgaattactttataattcctattttgatttgattatgttatttcattgtctgtttgtttgaattatttgattagacgaggattcatgatttccctttgaattctaaTTGGTGCTTTAAAGATGAATTCTTTTAATGCGACAATATGAATAGTTAATATTAAAAATTCATCTATTATTGACATGATATTTATCAAACTTGTAAATGCATTTGACAATATTAAAAATATAAGTGTTCCATTTTTCACATCTATTTGTCCAACTTCCAATTTCACCATACTCAAGTACTCTCTCATTTATTCCACGTAAACTCGACAATCACTAAAAAAATGGTCTCAAACTCACCATTAACAATTATTTTCcaatataacaataaaacacatTATAAACAAGACCTCTTGATTTGTAATGATACATGTTATTTATTTTACAACTTAAATATTGAATTGCGCCCTAATTCAAATATTCTTACATATTTCAAATCAGCATTTTAAATGCTActaaaccaagcttcaaaacaAATCAATGAAATTAAGTAATGCATCCAACCCCATTCAAAAACAAGTTTAATATTTTAACATTTATTCAAAACTCGTACACTAAGTTGAGATGAGTGAAGTACACAAATTAAAATGTTAAAGATAATATAATgtagtggtgaaaaattagggtttacaccccaAGAGAGATGAAAACCTCTAATTTTAAACTTGGGAGACCaaatacattcaaaagagggggaatccAATAAATTCTGTCAAAAACCAGCAAGGATTAAATTTGaatattgattggattgattgattttatttTGGGGATCCCtcttttttgtaaattgaattgctAAATTTAGATAAAatgttggaaatgaaggtaaaaacatgaaaaTAGCGAGCTACAGATGCAGGAttgagttgtgcacctggatctgagaaatatTCACCCACCCAAATTTTATCCCTGAAATAACACCTAAAATGTTGAGACTATGGTGCCTGTCACCATGGTCCTTCGAACTTTTCACACATCGAAGAGGAAttgatttgtctctacaaataataTTGATTATGAAGATCGCAGCTCTGTACCTGTTTCTTGCatacataaagaaagggaaataggttgggaataggggcttgcctaattcaaaccctaattttggcattaaccatgaaattgagataaagataattgaaattgttgtaatagaagattttccttttaagggagatgttgaataatgattgaaaatcAAGTGCTATAGCTCCTCATGAAGTTTTGTTTGTATCCATAAGggattagggttttatgaagtctttAACAattactccaatgcttgaatcttgacttcattgttgctccaaagcttgaaggaagactgactGCTACTTGATtgttcttgaatgtttgattgcttgaaTGCCAAATGTGTGTGTGATTGTCGAATGTTTAAATGAGCGAGGGAAATCTCCTTTTATAATTGCCTGTAGGAAATTAATTTTTCGACATGAGCCAACATGGAGAGAGGAATCCCGCCCTAATTTGAAATGCTAAATTGGGTTTTTGAGAGGCCCAAAATGAGGAGGACTATGGTGTGGCACCatagtcctagtgaggaccaaggtgctatgccctaatcctaccctattttggggctaggaCAAGGTGTCCGATGCATGGAAAAAGTAAAAAATGGTGCAATTTAtgaggggcatgagcataatcaggtcgaGGGGCACAAACGCTAATGTAGGGACCCAATGAAATCAAAATTaaaaaggggtgcaattttaggatgctaaataTAATATGAGAGAGTATACctcaaacatttttaaaaaaattttacaaACAAAAGAGAATGAAGAGGCAACTCTCAACTCCATATACTCCATTAAAATGGAGTAGCTAAAAGAATAGCATgccacttaaaaaaaaaaatgttctagGCTTGCAATCTTTGAAATAAATAATTGGAAGAAACCATTTATTGTAAATTTTCATCTTCAAAACAAGGTCCACATATTAGGTCTAAATTAGTAAGCACAAAGCAAGACCAATAGCTAGAAGGTTCAAAatatgttgaagattttcaaaattttggcaTTTCATGCTTGCATAAAACATATTTAAGTATATCATTTCATTAAAAAAGttattgtaaaataattttttatgagaAAATATTAGAAATATAAACTTATCACATCAAGTATATATATAACATAGAGGCACATCTATCACATAGGAACATGCCTATCAATATACACTTCctattcaaaatatatttatacatacatcaATTGGACTATAGAAAAatctatttaaaatatttaatcgcAACAACTCAATCTTACTTATTATTTTGATATAAGTTCTGTAACGTAGAAAAATAGGGTTCACTAGTGTGATGGATGAAATATTGGATTACCATAAAATGTATGAGGGTGCATAAACCCAAGATAAAAATAAAACTTAACaaatcatataaacataaaatCTACAACATGGAAGCCttttagaaagaaagaaaaaaaaccaCCAAAGAAAGAAGACAGTTATGATTCAATCTTTAATGCGCATGATACAACGCCAACATTCTACCATTTTGAAGTCTAATAGCATTATAATAGTGTTTGTACGTACCTATAAACAATAATATCTTAAATTCGCTATCTCATATCTCTAATATTAataagcaaggagaaagataaaaaACCACAAACAATTTTATCAAAATAATAGATACCAAAACTATGTTATTATACAAAAATCACATGTCCAATTTGGAGAATAACTTTTTAGAAATAGTAAATATATTAGTGATTTCACATGGGTGTTGCAAGGGCTCAATCAATGGATCttcaaataaaacaaataattgcaaacacattttTTTATCGACAACTCCTAACAATTCACACCCTCAAGTGTAGTGCTCCATTTTGGAGTCTATTAACTCATTTGGCCATCATTTGTCACAAGATTCTCCATTTCTTCATCTACTATTTAGGAATGGGAAAGTGTCTTAAATGAATTCAAAGTCAATTATAACTACAACTCTAGTGCTTCAATTCCAAGATTTTTATAAATCTAATTAACAATTATTTCTACAATAACATCCTAGGtgtctatgtacaccttcaaagtATGTTGGAGACACATAAAATATACATAAGATTGCAATGTAAATGAAACCTTAATCATGATAGGAAAAATACTTCATCAATTTCTTGAAAGATGTAAAAAAGaaacaaaatcattttttctatcattcttCAATACATCCTTCTTTGCTTGAAATAATGCATGCATATATTACATCCACATTTTGAAAAAAGTCATTGTCTACAAACTTTCATATATCTTAAAAATTAAACAAAGTCTTTATTATATTTAACCAATACTCACAATTCTTATCTCTAATACTTAtattagaaaaaagaaaaagaactcaaACTCTTCCCAATATATGTGTAAAACAAACTACAACTTTTCTCAACTATATATATATTCGTCTCAGTTAATAAATTTCCCGTCCCTCTAAGTGTAAACCCTCAATCTATTCACATATTGATTGAACTCTTTACATTTCATTCATATATATAAAGCTTTTTCTTTTTCGTACCTCTACATACTTTCTATACAAGGAATTTCAATCCCTTTAAGGCACGCAGGTCCTCCTTCCCGTGTTTTCATTGAATCACATAATTATCCCATTTTCATCAATGAAACTCAGCCTTTTTCTTGAGTTTGCGGAACCAGAGAAATTATATCTGCAACCAGGAAGATCAGATACTGGACCCTATTTTGAATAGATATCAGCCACATTTTACGGTATATACATACTACACGGGTACGGGGCTATGGGTAAAATGATTAGAATAGAACAAATTATACCGGACTAAATGTTCCATCAATTAGTAGTGGGATCCTGTGGTCAACAAGTCCGCACAGAAAAGACTCTCCACTACCGTCCCTCTAGAGAGTTGGAAGTCGATGCAAAAGATGCTACTGTGTCTGGAGTTGAACTACTGTTACCTTCACTCGCCTCATAAGGAACTAAACTGGGAACGGACGCTTCCCCTTCAATTATCTGCAATACCTGTCTGATTGCAGGTCTCGCCTCCGGCTTAGGATTGCAGCACAGCAGTCCTAATTTCAGCACTTTCTCCATCTCATCTTCAACATATTCACCACCAAGATTGGGATCTGCTGCATCCATCAGCCTGCCTTTCGCATGCAGCTCTCTTACCCAATCCACCATTACTATCTGGGAAGCATCGAGTGAGCGATCCACAGGCCTCCTCCCGCAGGCAACCTCCAACATTAAAATACCAAAGCTGAACACATCTGCGCTAGGACCGGCCTTTCCTGTGTGTACAAGCTCTGGTGCTATGTATCCTAGCGTACCCACCACACGAGTAGTTTGTGGGTCTCCTGTATGCTCGTACAGACGAGCAAGTCCGAAGTCTCCCAGCTTTGCATTGAGTTCAGAATCCAACAAAACATTGCTGGATTTGATGTCTCTGTGCACTACCCTTTTCTCCCACTCTTCGTGAAGATACAGCAATCCTGCACCCACGTCCTTCAGGATTCTGTACCTCTGAGCCCATCTCAGCACGCTCTCTGTCTTCCCAAATATCATCTTGTCTAGGCTTCCATTTGACATGTAGTCATAAACTATGAATAACTTTGCTCCCCTCCGGCAATAGCCTCTGATCTGTACAAGATTCCGGTGCTGTAAACGCCCAAGACTTGAAATCTCTGCAATGAATTCCCTCAGGGCTTCGTTGGTTTCTTTCAAGATGGATTTTACAGCAACTTCAAGGCCGTTATCGGGGAGGACTCCTTTGTACACCCGACCGAAACCCCCACAGCCCAAAACTTGTTCGTCTCGGAAGCCTTTGGTTGCAATATGCAAGTCTTTGTAGTTAAACCTGTGAGGCCAATACTCCATCTCCCAATCTTCTATATCATCTCTGTACTTATTTCTCTTCCACCAAAAAACCGCAGCAGCAACCAGAAGCAACAAGACAAGTATCGGAGCTGTAGTTGTAGCGACTATAAGTCTAGAGTTGGAACTCTTGTGCATGAGAAGAGAAGGAAGATTAGATATATCCAGCGCAGGCGCGGATCCATTTGTGCTGAAGCTCCAAGCGAGGACACAATGGTCTTCAACGACAGTTCCTGTTGATGCAGAGAAACCAACGTACATTTCTTCTTCGAAAATGTTGGACAGAGTCGTAATTTTGAGAGATATAAGAGGCTCTTTGGGTCGCAGTGAACCAGCTTGTACTATTGTAACATTCAATTGATGTTGGGTATGATCGTAGTCGATCCAAGCCTGGATATTGTGTCCACTGTTGAGATCTAATTCGTGGAATTGGTTGCCAATCTTGTAGCCGGCAGTTTCAGCCTTAACAGAGTGGAGGTCGTTCAGATCCACGCCGACATGATTGTCGTTGATGTCTTGGCAGTCCTTGTTGAGGATTGTGTCGAACTCGACTGCAAAGAGATGATTGTAAGGCTTCCCTGTGCTGGAACTGTTCAACAAACCGAGGAAGTGAGACGATGACTCTTCCACTGGAGACTTGGTGGGTGTGATTATAAAGGCCATCCCGTGCCCGCTGCGTTGAGGATCAGAGGAAGAAGGAACCATAGCGAATACGAAGGTGGTGCTGAATGATGAGCTCGTATTCCTGGAGTTGGGATGTTTCATCCGCACGGGCTGAGTATATAAGGCACGGCCAGAGACGTGTTGTGATTGATTGGTGAGGCAGATGGCACTAGAACGGATTGAAGCAATTTCGACCTGGTAAAGGGTGGAGGCATCGAATTTGTTGAAGCGGAAACTTGTGAGGGCTTGTGATGGAAGAAATACATGCAGCACAAGGACAACTAGGATACGCACAGACATGGTTTCAGTTTCTATCCCCAAAAAAAGGGGTATAGAAATTTTATATTGCTTTACGGACCAGTCATCCCAGTTCATAAGCTACAATTCATTAGAGGAGCGCACGCAACAGGTAGCCAAAAAAAAGTCGTCGACGTGAGGCACACTTTCTTTTGATTTCACGAAAGATAACGGAAAGTTGAGCTTTATACACTATTTGCTTTATTTTTATGCTCAGCCAAAAAGTCgtggaaatgagagaaaaagctTTTGCTTGCAGCCAAAAAGTAGTGGAAATGGGTAAAAAGTTTTCCTACTTGGTGCGTTTTTCTAATAGGACTTGACAAGATGGGGCCTACTTGTTAAAATAAAAGATTCTATTTTAACCGTAAAatagattttttgtatttttaaattttatttataataggCAAACAAAAATATCTATCTAGGTTCTGATATGATGTGTTCCAATGATCTTTATGATTAAAGAGATGAGATTTCCGCATGCCATATTAAATTGATGTATGTTTCTGGGCTCAGTTGTGTAGGAGTTTTTTGTATGAGATCTCTATGATTTCATTCATGGAAGGAAACAAAGGGCTAGACGTGAGATATAATTTCGAGAATAGTTATGGTGGGTGGGTCCTTACTATTCTAAGGTGCAATCAAAGTTCGAATATTCGAATCTCAACATGTCGGTGGTTTTCCATCAAGTCGGGTAaaggtttgataaatatttgattaattattgTCTATTTTCTCAAATATATGTAAATGTCAATAGATATTGATATTTCTATTAtaaaatcaattttacaaaatagTGATATAATATGAATAGTTAGAGTTTACAATTCATCCATCATTAACATGACATTTATCCAACTTGCATTAACATTTGACAATATTACAAAACATATCAACCATTAATTAATGCTTCGAACCCTATCCAATATTTCAAAGAGTGTTGAAGACAAACATAAAATTACAATGTAA is a genomic window of Cryptomeria japonica chromosome 7, Sugi_1.0, whole genome shotgun sequence containing:
- the LOC131040253 gene encoding L-type lectin-domain containing receptor kinase SIT2 — protein: MSVRILVILVLHACLPAQAHTSFRFNKFNISTLYQVEIASIRSGAICLTNQSQHVSGRVLYAQPVQMKEPNSRNMSSSFSTTFVFAMVPSSSDPPRSGDGMAFIITPSKSPVEQSSSHFLGLLNTSNIGKPYNHLFAVEFDTIFNEEHLDINDNHVGVDLNDLHSVKSETAGYWIGSQIQELDLNSGHNIQAWIDYDHTQQRLNVTIVKAGSPRPQKPLISLKNMNLSNIFEEEMYVGFSAATGTVVEDHCVLAWSFSTNGSAPALDMSNLPSLFMRKSSNSRLIAAITTALVLVLLLLIAAAVFWWRRNKYRDDTEEWEMEYWPHRFNYKDLHIATKGFRDEQVLGSGGFGRVYKGVLPANGLEIAVKSIFKESNEAMKEFIAEISSLGRLQHRNLVRIRGYCRKGTKFFIVYDYMPNGSLDKMIFDKTKSVLAWAQRYRILKDVGAGLLYLHEEWEKRVVHRDIKSSNVLLDSELNGKLGDFGLARLYEHRGDPESTRVVGTLGYIAPELVHTGKATPRADVFSYGILMLEVACGRRPVDSSLDASQMVMVDWVRELYVKGRLTDAADANLGCEYVEDEMEKVLKLGLLCCNPQPEARPTMRQVLQIIEGEVSLPPVYLYEMSGGSSSSYPSTGVSYASTSNTLEGR
- the LOC131040277 gene encoding L-type lectin-domain containing receptor kinase SIT2; its protein translation is MNWDDWSVKQYKISIPLFLGIETETMSVRILVVLVLHVFLPSQALTSFRFNKFDASTLYQVEIASIRSSAICLTNQSQHVSGRALYTQPVRMKHPNSRNTSSSFSTTFVFAMVPSSSDPQRSGHGMAFIITPTKSPVEESSSHFLGLLNSSSTGKPYNHLFAVEFDTILNKDCQDINDNHVGVDLNDLHSVKAETAGYKIGNQFHELDLNSGHNIQAWIDYDHTQHQLNVTIVQAGSLRPKEPLISLKITTLSNIFEEEMYVGFSASTGTVVEDHCVLAWSFSTNGSAPALDISNLPSLLMHKSSNSRLIVATTTAPILVLLLLVAAAVFWWKRNKYRDDIEDWEMEYWPHRFNYKDLHIATKGFRDEQVLGCGGFGRVYKGVLPDNGLEVAVKSILKETNEALREFIAEISSLGRLQHRNLVQIRGYCRRGAKLFIVYDYMSNGSLDKMIFGKTESVLRWAQRYRILKDVGAGLLYLHEEWEKRVVHRDIKSSNVLLDSELNAKLGDFGLARLYEHTGDPQTTRVVGTLGYIAPELVHTGKAGPSADVFSFGILMLEVACGRRPVDRSLDASQIVMVDWVRELHAKGRLMDAADPNLGGEYVEDEMEKVLKLGLLCCNPKPEARPAIRQVLQIIEGEASVPSLVPYEASEGNSSSTPDTVASFASTSNSLEGR